Part of the Temnothorax longispinosus isolate EJ_2023e chromosome 5, Tlon_JGU_v1, whole genome shotgun sequence genome is shown below.
TGTAAAAGCGTGCGTCTACCTAGAAATAAAGTACTACATTTACTCATTAAACACtaacaaagatagaacgacACTTGTATCGACTTGTATCGCTTGTTGCAAAACGCAAATGTTTATATAAGTCTATTTCCAGTTGTAGACAAGTACTTTTGGCGCCTTAATTGGAATGTTTGTTCCATCTATAGCTCCTATTACATGCGGTAACTTTCCGATGCGGTGAAACATCTCCTGAACAGCAATACGCCGGTCACCTCGAGGCCAGACAATGACGTCCCCAGCAATGTCGTTGAGAGCTTTAACAATTCTAATAAAGGAATCACTTGCAGATGATTTTCCCATGTCAAATCGTTCACCCACAGACCTGCAATATACACCGATAGTGCTGTAGCACTATTGGACAACAGAAATaagctataaaataaaacattctaCTTTTATAAAGCATCTTTACCTGTAAGAATCAGGAGTAGCAAGAAGCCATAATGTAGACAGCAACTGCTTGCGAACAGGAATAATGGCTCTGCCAGAGTCACTCtctttacttaataataaGCCTAACTTGGCTTCCAAAATCTCATACGTGTCCGGAATCATGCGAAAATGTTCGCGAAATTGCTTTGCTGTTAGACCTTGAACAGTTCTTTCCACATACCCTTCAATGCGCAATGGCTTCTTTCGTGCACCACGCAATTTACGCCGATGTCTTGccatcaaaatattattaatttcttcatcTGAATCACTTTCATTTGTTACACTCAAACTGGACTGTAAAAATTTGTGGCTGATTATTATGGCCAAAGAAATCAAACGCTTTCGACGTACAGCATTATCCATTTTCGTCTTCTTATAATGTCTCGCTGCGCGTATGTGTGTAAAAATACAGTATATTGAAAATAGTAATAACTGTGAATACAATATTCGCGAATTGCGCGATGCGAAAGATAGATGTAAAATAGCGCAAAACACGTGGAAACTTAGATAGGTTAGAGGAGAGTAGACGTTTGAAAACTCCCCCTGGGTTGCGTTCGAAAACCAACAGTCCCCTAACTCCCACCATTCACTTCCCCAGGCCACCTCACTCGCTCTTGGCAGGGGACGTTTTCGAACGCAGCCCAGGTGGTGTTCTACCCATCATATTGCTCCTTTTGAATATCTCTGCTGTCTGTCTCTTTAGCTCGTCCCTCTTCCTCTTATCATACGTAAATTCCAATATGCTAGTTGAattcgatctctctctctccatcaaTTTATCTTTCCTCGATCCTCTTCTCCCTTTTTCCTTGTCCTTCTGCATGTTGTAACTCGCCTGACAATACGCACGAGCCGCCGCGTTACATGCGAACTCGGCCTTACTCGCAACCGCTCACTTGTCACCCTACTCTATGCCGTATGTCATCTATATACTCTATGCCCTATGCCGTATGTAAAGCGCACGAAATCCCCTATCCCTAGCCCTTCCCCTCCTCCCTCTATCCTAACCTCTCACTTAGTCGTCTATTTACCCCTTTAATTACTTCTCACCCCTTACGTCTCTCTACTTCCCTCCACTTCTGTCGCCTTCTCCGCCGTTTACCTCCCCTCTCCTTCTATCCTACACTCCGAATCTATCCGTGAACGCAGTCGCTCGCAATCACCCACGCAACGCTCGCAATCCGCATCCACTCACACACGCATCCACTAACCAAGTCCCATATACACTATaaatacagatctgaaaagaAATGGTTTAGactatcaaaataattatgtaggaCATTCAAACTTGCTTGAATGTTAAAACTTTTTCCAGTATTGTCATCAATAATCAAGCATTGGACATAATTGTTAAtctaactaaaatattttcagatctgtatctatagctaaatttttagactttagaaaaaacgttttttttttaatataaatttttaattttttattatttttatctataaatttatatttagttaaaaataaatgtatatacaagaTTAAGATCCTTAAGTAGaaattttggaatttttatatgcataaaattaaacataggtttaataaataataggttTATACGTTAGAAAGTTTTCTCTCTATACACAcctttttatatcaaatatttttcttaccgTTGCGTTACCAGCTTTTTCAGCATCCGCTTCAGTAACATCAAGAGTGTACATACTATGACTTTAAGAATCATATAACGAAATTTGTGGCATGTTGTTTTTCAGGATCTTAGGCATATAAAAGCTTATATTTTTAGTGTAAGACTAATAttaatacagaaatttaaaaaaattaattttatttgtccataatttattgatataaaactttttattgcgAAGATTACAATTAAACAAGTTACAATATGTACTA
Proteins encoded:
- the LOC139813024 gene encoding uncharacterized protein isoform X3, whose product is MDNAVRRKRLISLAIIISHKFLQSSLSVTNESDSDEEINNILMARHRRKLRGARKKPLRIEGYVERTVQGLTAKQFREHFRMIPDTYEILEAKLGLLLSKESDSGRAIIPVRKQLLSTLWLLATPDSYRIVKALNDIAGDVIVWPRGDRRIAVQEMFHRIGKLPHVIGAIDGTNIPIKAPKVDARFYISKDKEYAITLQAVCDAELRFLDCFAGFAGSVGDRRVFRNSDLWKEVNANRASYFEDQDYIIGDKAYPCLSWLIPPFINLGQLTQAQKTFNTALASMRQVIERSFSLLKGRWRRLKFLDMNRDDMIPFVILASCVLHNVCLDNGLEEYEDFIIEGHDDDDDDDDDNFVRQPINFQNDPEGIVNDNIL
- the LOC139813024 gene encoding uncharacterized protein isoform X2; this encodes MDNASSLSVTNESDSDEEINNILMARHRRKLRGARKKPLRIEGYVERTVQGLTAKQFREHFRMIPDTYEILEAKLGLLLSKESDSGRAIIPVRKQLLSTLWLLATPDSYRSVGERFDMGKSSASDSFIRIVKALNDIAGDVIVWPRGDRRIAVQEMFHRIGKLPHVIGAIDGTNIPIKAPKVDARFYISKDKEYAITLQAVCDAELRFLDCFAGFAGSVGDRRVFRNSDLWKEVNANRASYFEDQDYIIGDKAYPCLSWLIPPFINLGQLTQAQKTFNTALASMRQVIERSFSLLKGRWRRLKFLDMNRDDMIPFVILASCVLHNVCLDNGLEEYEDFIIEGHDDDDDDDDDNFVRQPINFQNDPEGIVNDNIL
- the LOC139813024 gene encoding uncharacterized protein isoform X1; amino-acid sequence: MDNAVRRKRLISLAIIISHKFLQSSLSVTNESDSDEEINNILMARHRRKLRGARKKPLRIEGYVERTVQGLTAKQFREHFRMIPDTYEILEAKLGLLLSKESDSGRAIIPVRKQLLSTLWLLATPDSYRSVGERFDMGKSSASDSFIRIVKALNDIAGDVIVWPRGDRRIAVQEMFHRIGKLPHVIGAIDGTNIPIKAPKVDARFYISKDKEYAITLQAVCDAELRFLDCFAGFAGSVGDRRVFRNSDLWKEVNANRASYFEDQDYIIGDKAYPCLSWLIPPFINLGQLTQAQKTFNTALASMRQVIERSFSLLKGRWRRLKFLDMNRDDMIPFVILASCVLHNVCLDNGLEEYEDFIIEGHDDDDDDDDDNFVRQPINFQNDPEGIVNDNIL